The DNA segment GGCCCCCGCGGCCATGCCGACGGGGTTGACGGTGCGCAGGTCCCCCAGCGGGATGCCGAGGGTGGAGCGCGCGTCGAGGTACTGCCCATGGGCGATGTTGGAGCGGGGCACGAGCAGGTTGTTGGCGTCATTGCCTCCCAGGAGGAAGACACACACCGTGGCGCGGTAGCCGGCGTAACCGGACAGCGTCGCGGCGGCGGCGTCCCCGAGCCACCGGGGGAAGGTGGAGGACACGGTCAGCGCGCCCAGGCCCAGCGAGGTGTTCCGCAGGAATCGTCGTCGTGAGAAGTCCATGGTTCACCTCTGGATCTGGAACTCGGGGGAGAGGGACGTGAGGTACACCGCGAGCCGCTTCCTGCGCGTGAGGTCTCCGGCGTCCGGATGGGAGATGGCGTTGAGGACCACGTCGTGGAGGTCCTCGGACATGGTGCCGTGCAGCCAGTAGCGGTCGAGCCACTGGACCAGGTCCGCGGAGGCGGAGGGCAGGATGTCCAGGTCCACGAGCACGCCCCGGGTGGCGGTGGTGGCCCTGAAGAGCAGGTCGTGCGTGACGTTGGCCCGCGCCGTGACGGTGGCGGTGTCGAGGATGGCGAACTCGGGACCGAGCAGTCCTCCGCCTCCTGGGGCCGGAGCGCCGGGCGGGTAGTAGCTGAAGACCGAGGGCGCGCGGGGCACGTGCTGGCCCATGTCCTGGCTCCAGTCACTCAGCAGGGCGCCGGGGTCCTGCGTCCCTCCGAGCGTGTCGAGCGTGCCGTTGAGCCCGCGGACCAGCGTGGTGACGTGGAGCGCGGGCGGACGCAGGTGTCCGAAGGTCGCGAGCTGTGACGCGGGGGGCGTGGCGCCGCGCGCCTCGTCGTGCTGGAGGATGCGGCGGATGACGGTGCGCAGGTCCCCGCGTTTGCCGCTGCCGTTGTCCTTGAAGGCATTGACGATGTCCTGCACGTAGGCCTGGCTGGGGTTGCTGGTGACCAGGTGTTGGATGAGCTGCTTGCAGAGGAAGGGCGGCAGGTTGGGGTCGTTGAAGATGTTGTCCAGCGCCTCTTCCATGTGTTGGCGCGCGCCGGCGCCGGGCGTGGTCCAGACGCCCCGGAGCAGCTCCCGGGACGTGCGGTCATGGTTGACGTCGCAGTCCATCATCGGCGCGGTGTAGGTCGCGGGATTCGAGCGGCCGAGGGCGGGGCAGGTGGGCGCCGCGTACGTCCAACCCGAGAGGGTGTGGGCGAAGGCCTGGACGTGCGCCTCGGTGTAGACGGGCACCTTCTCACCGGCCACCAGCACGGGCTCGCCGTTCTCCTGGAGCTGGTAGAGGCCCAGCGTGAAGAGCTGGAGCAGCTCCCGCGCGTAGTTCTCGTTGGGGGCGATGGGCTGGCCGTTCGGCTTGAAGGCCTTGTTGTTCGCCAGGTCCAGGTAGGTGCCCATGGCGGGGTGCAGCGTCACGTCCTCCATCAACTGGCGGAAGTCGCCGAACGCGCGCTGGTTGAGGAGGTTGAGGTAGCTGGCCATCGCCACGCGCGGCTCGGGCTCTGGCGTGGAGATGATGTTGGGGATGCCGTTCTGCGAGACGACGAGGACCTGGGACAGCGCGAAGGCCACGCGCTGGCGCAGCTGGTCCTGTCCATGGATGGCGTGGTGGAAGAACTGCGAGCCCAGGTCCGGGGTGGCCAGACCGTCGAACGTCGAGCGCGGTGCGGCGAACTGCTCGGTGATGGCCTGCCGGATGCCCACGGCCATGATGTGCTCCACGGAGTCGCCGGGCGGAGGCGTGACGCCGTGGGCCAGGCGCGGGCCGAACGTCGCCTGCTCCAGGAACCGCAGCGCGTTGGGCTCGCTCGGGGTGTCCAGGGGCTCGGCGCGTTGCGTCTGCTGGCCGGGTGTCTCGGGTGGGGGTGTGTCGGGACCGGGAGGTCCCTCCTCGGGCACACAGGCCAGCGTGCACACGAGGAGGGATAGCGTGAGGCGTCGAATCATCCGGGAGTGCTCCTTCAACGGGTTCGTGAAAAGGGGGCGGAAATCCCCCGGGACACAAAACACTGAAGTCCCGAAAAGGTTGCTATCCTTGTGGATTTTCCCGAGGGGCCGTCCCTGATGAGCGCAGCCCGCGAAGCATGGGTTTGCTGGTTCTGGAATTTCACAAGAAAGGCTCGACGCGTGTCTGGAGCACCTGTGGACAGCGCATGGCCCTCCCGGGCCACTGCTCCGGCATGACTGGGAAATAAAGGCGCCCGTTTCCCCCTCGCGCGGACCCGATGATTTCTCCCGCCTCCGGGGGCCCCGAGGTGTCAACGATTGGCACTGCGGGTGCAATCACTAGACAACGGACAATGGGTCCGGGAGGCGCAAGTGATTGTGACACAGTGCAGGAGGGGATGGGGTTGGTTGCCCATCCTGGGGATGGTGGTGGGGTGTGGCGGCGCGGTGGTCGAGACGACCGGGGAGCCGAGGCTCCAGGGCACGGAGCTGACGGCGGAGGCACCTCCGCCTGGGTGCGAGGACCTGGGGGCCGAGTACTCCCCGACATGGCGCCCCCTGGATGACAGCTACGTCGCGCGGGACGCGCCTGACACGCCGCACGACACCTCCGAGGTGCTCGTCTCCGACGGCTCCCCCCGGCAAGAGGCCTACCTGCGCTTCCGTGTCGATGTCGGGTCGACCGTCAACATCCTCCAGGCGACGCTGAGGCTCTACGCCCAGGATGGCTCGAGCAACGGCCCCGCCGTGTATGCCACCTCCCCGGACTGGTCCGCCGCCGCGCTGACGTGGAACAACCGGCCCGCTCCGCTCGGCGCCCCGCTCGCGAACGTGGGCGCCATCGCCTCCGGCACCTTCGTGGAGTACGACGTCACGGCCCACGTGACAGGCAATGGCCTGTATTCCTTCGCACTCCTCCCCGAGGTGGGCGACGGAGCTGACTTCGTCTCGTCCCGGCATGCCAGGTATGACCGGAGCCCCACGCTGCGGCTGCGGGTGCGTGAGGCCCGGCTCCGGTGCCAGCACCAGGGGACTGGCGGCAACGTCACCCAGGTCCTCCGCCCGGATACGCTGCCCCGGGGCCTGGCCACGGATGGTGATGGCGGCTTCGCCACCGTGGAGACGTACTCCACGGATACCGGCATGGGAATGCGATTGACCCGATACGGGGCCAATGGCTCCCAGGCGTGGCTGCGGGACTTCCCCGGGGTCGGGGGCTGGGCGACGTTCGGCGGCATCGAATTGACGCCCCTGGGCAACATCCTCCTGCACGGAAGCTTCACGGGCCCGGTGGACTTCGGCACCGGCCCTCTCTCCGGCACGGGGGCTGGCATGACGGGCCTCTTCATCGCGAAGTTCAGCCCCACCGGGCAGCTCGTCTGGGGCAAGGCCTTCCGCGCGTTCGTCGACGAGCAGGGCACGCCCCGGCAGGCGTATTTCGGGGCCAGCGACATCGCCACCGACGCGAACGGCAGCCTCATCATCGTCGGCGGTTTCCGGGGGCGCGCGGACCTGGGCGGAGGCACCCTGGACGCGGGGCCCTTCAGCCAGGAGCCCATCGCCCGACGGGGAATGTTCCTCGCGAAGTTCTCCTGGGAGGGGACGCACCTGTGGTCCCGAGCCTTCGCCGCGGGCGCCGACTGGGACACGCTCGGCCTGAGCGTGGCCACCGACAGCCAGGGGCGCGTCCTGGTGGGAGGCACCACGAGCGGAACCAATGAGCTGGGCTCGGAGGCCTGGAAGACGCCCTTCATCGCGCGCTTCCTGTCCACCGGTGAGTCGGACTGGGTGCGCCGCCTCGAGGGGGCCCTGGGCAACATCACGGGGGTGGCGGTGCTGCCGGGAGACGCCGTGGCCTTCAGCGGCGATGTCAGAGGCACCTTCACCTTCGCGGGCACTTCGCTGTCGAACCCCACGGAGAACTCCGACGGGGTGCTGGGAGTGCTCGAGTCCTCCTCGGCGGACCGCTGGGGACGTCTGTACGGCGGCATCTTCGCCGAACGCGTCGCCGGCCTCTTCGTGGACGCCCAGGGCAATCTGATGACGGGCGGGGTGTTCGACTACGAGACGGACCTGGGGGGCGGCACCTTGAATCCCTACCAGGCCAGCGAGGGGAGTCCCTTCATCGTCAGTCATGGCCCCGATGGCACCCACCGCTGGTCTCGCGCCGTGGGGGAGGGCTTGAACCTGTCATTGCTGGGCCTGACGTCCTCGGGTGACGCGCTCTTCGGCGGCTACCTCGAGGATGGCGAGGTCATCCGCGTGGACCAGACGGAGTACTCCGTCGAGGGAGGCAAGGGCCTCATCCTGAGGCTGTCGCCCTGAGTCCACGGGGCGAGGCTGTTGGCCACGGCGGTCCAGTGGATGTCCAAGGTCACTCCTCGATTCGTTCCCAGTGCCCGGGTGACTTGTAGAGGGCGAGGTCGGTCGAGGTGAGCGCCTGGTTCAACGCTTCCTCCTGACCGCCCTCGTCGTAGTGCACGGACTGGATTCCGTTGCCGTCGGCGATCTGCAGCTCGCCGTTCCAGGACACCACGGCCACGCTGACTCCCTTCGCCTGGCAGTACTGGACCAGCTCATCGTCCCCGGCGTAGATGCCGGGGACCTCCTGCATCGCGGCGTAGACGTCGTTTGGAACCTCGTCGCGGTCGGCCATCAGCCGGTGCGCCGACGTGGTGGTCCTCGGCGTCTGGTGGAGCGCGGCAATCATGTTCCAGGCGTTGATGTTGTCCCGGTCCTGGGGCATCTGCCGCCTGACGTCGGCGATCTGCCGCCGCAGGTCGAGGACCTCCGTGGGGTCCAGGTCGCGTCCCTCCAGGGCGTGGAACAGGCAATCCCCTCCGCCCTCATTCCGCGTGAGCGTGAACCTGCTCCCGGGGATGTCGCGCCGGATGGAGTCGGAGTCACCCTCCTGCTTCTTGGCCGGCTCGGAGCCGACATGCATCACGTCGAGGTCGACCTCGTCCCTGGCATGCCCGTCCTCCCGCCCTCCCAGGCGGATGGCGCGGGGCACCGTGTCGAGCAGACCGCGGAACGTGTCCCATCGCCGCATCTGCTCGAAGCCCGCCTCACTGGCGTCCCACTCCTCGTCCGGGACCGCGTCTTTCGCCACCTCGGACATGGGGACGAACCTGCCCGGGGTCATCAGGTCGAGCGCTCCGTCCACGGCGGTCGGGTAGTGGAACGCCTTGTAGGGAACGCCGAAGTTCTGCGCCACGTCCAGCGTCTCATGGAAGGTGTGGACCGGCGTCAGGCCCTGGTTGTAGGTGCGGGCCCAATAGGCGAACAGCGCGTAGGCCACCGCCGTCTTCTCCGCGTCGGAGCCTCCGACCCGCTCGACGAGTTGCAGCATCCTCGCCGTGGTCATCGAGCGCCCGGCGGTGATGGGGGCTGACATGAGCCGCGCGAGCAGCGTGTCCGGGTTGTTCTCCAGCCGGGTTCCCACGT comes from the Myxococcus fulvus genome and includes:
- a CDS encoding DUF1800 domain-containing protein encodes the protein MIRRLTLSLLVCTLACVPEEGPPGPDTPPPETPGQQTQRAEPLDTPSEPNALRFLEQATFGPRLAHGVTPPPGDSVEHIMAVGIRQAITEQFAAPRSTFDGLATPDLGSQFFHHAIHGQDQLRQRVAFALSQVLVVSQNGIPNIISTPEPEPRVAMASYLNLLNQRAFGDFRQLMEDVTLHPAMGTYLDLANNKAFKPNGQPIAPNENYARELLQLFTLGLYQLQENGEPVLVAGEKVPVYTEAHVQAFAHTLSGWTYAAPTCPALGRSNPATYTAPMMDCDVNHDRTSRELLRGVWTTPGAGARQHMEEALDNIFNDPNLPPFLCKQLIQHLVTSNPSQAYVQDIVNAFKDNGSGKRGDLRTVIRRILQHDEARGATPPASQLATFGHLRPPALHVTTLVRGLNGTLDTLGGTQDPGALLSDWSQDMGQHVPRAPSVFSYYPPGAPAPGGGGLLGPEFAILDTATVTARANVTHDLLFRATTATRGVLVDLDILPSASADLVQWLDRYWLHGTMSEDLHDVVLNAISHPDAGDLTRRKRLAVYLTSLSPEFQIQR
- a CDS encoding DUF7594 domain-containing protein, producing the protein MPILGMVVGCGGAVVETTGEPRLQGTELTAEAPPPGCEDLGAEYSPTWRPLDDSYVARDAPDTPHDTSEVLVSDGSPRQEAYLRFRVDVGSTVNILQATLRLYAQDGSSNGPAVYATSPDWSAAALTWNNRPAPLGAPLANVGAIASGTFVEYDVTAHVTGNGLYSFALLPEVGDGADFVSSRHARYDRSPTLRLRVREARLRCQHQGTGGNVTQVLRPDTLPRGLATDGDGGFATVETYSTDTGMGMRLTRYGANGSQAWLRDFPGVGGWATFGGIELTPLGNILLHGSFTGPVDFGTGPLSGTGAGMTGLFIAKFSPTGQLVWGKAFRAFVDEQGTPRQAYFGASDIATDANGSLIIVGGFRGRADLGGGTLDAGPFSQEPIARRGMFLAKFSWEGTHLWSRAFAAGADWDTLGLSVATDSQGRVLVGGTTSGTNELGSEAWKTPFIARFLSTGESDWVRRLEGALGNITGVAVLPGDAVAFSGDVRGTFTFAGTSLSNPTENSDGVLGVLESSSADRWGRLYGGIFAERVAGLFVDAQGNLMTGGVFDYETDLGGGTLNPYQASEGSPFIVSHGPDGTHRWSRAVGEGLNLSLLGLTSSGDALFGGYLEDGEVIRVDQTEYSVEGGKGLILRLSP